In the genome of Vibrio sp. NTOU-M3, one region contains:
- the cyaY gene encoding iron donor protein CyaY, with the protein MNDTEFHQQVDVQMQIIEEAIDDSGADIDYETVGNVMTLEFDDRSQIIINRQEPMHEIWLASKSGGFHFKLVEDKWTCSKTGTELFEMVKQECEKHAGEDIDWV; encoded by the coding sequence ATGAACGACACTGAATTTCATCAACAAGTAGATGTTCAAATGCAAATTATCGAAGAAGCGATTGATGATTCAGGCGCGGACATCGATTATGAAACGGTAGGGAACGTGATGACGCTTGAGTTTGACGATCGCAGCCAAATCATCATCAACCGCCAAGAACCTATGCACGAGATCTGGCTGGCATCCAAATCTGGTGGCTTTCATTTCAAATTAGTTGAAGACAAATGGACCTGCTCTAAGACAGGCACTGAGCTGTTTGAAATGGTTAAGCAAGAGTGTGAAAAGCACGCCGGCGAAGACATTGACTGGGTTTAA
- a CDS encoding lipoprotein, with product MKFSVVHPIYPIAFPECGAIIGGIGIIITISVMKKPLLALFLLSVLGLAGCGQTGSLYMPKDAPQNEQTER from the coding sequence ATGAAATTCAGTGTCGTTCATCCAATCTATCCTATTGCTTTTCCTGAGTGTGGTGCGATTATAGGGGGCATTGGAATAATAATCACGATATCCGTTATGAAAAAACCACTCTTAGCTTTATTTCTATTATCTGTACTCGGCCTTGCTGGGTGCGGTCAAACTGGTTCACTTTACATGCCTAAAGATGCACCACAAAATGAGCAAACAGAGCGTTAA
- a CDS encoding COG3650 family protein, with protein MKALRSPVAVLTMLALQACSTSTLVTESAPVVKATLDNPETIQPQTFVIRGEVVLGHEVRAIKPCGSNKQYWLGLDDDRFNQAMTLVRSPYQPLYGEVIGYLKPPSEHGFDSDYTANIHVTQINLLSAENPDRCALPENPTRAFGNEPSWSASFTQDGLMFQPLGADKQQLKVESSRITESSRRYELADGNLELTQRSCVDNMSDSLYGWQAQLNIKDKRYKGCATVSNLDSTREWVGLYHAASTQNLGFSINLELLADHTAVTTYKYSDNQPDTVERGYWQQLNPEQIQVTMTHHQQQRLLSERIFSRDGYQLIAEKEKVGSVVYPIADGGLILFRAKSEVTTAPAKATSQVDTRAKQVPSSAEYNSKVDQAVRRYFKLHRTSPENTQYRWLTYDLNGDGKQELLTQLDWCGSGGCTLLIFENHQDEWRFNSRVTLVNSPMFLGSQNHEGWQDLIFYVSGGGAQAKQHRLQYSGVSYPLNPSVAPVATPQQISAVKLFSDGISPRQQGVKL; from the coding sequence ATGAAGGCACTGAGAAGCCCAGTCGCAGTACTCACAATGCTTGCGCTGCAAGCCTGTTCCACATCAACGCTGGTTACAGAAAGTGCTCCTGTGGTCAAAGCCACTCTTGATAACCCTGAGACTATTCAGCCTCAGACTTTTGTTATACGTGGCGAGGTGGTATTAGGACATGAAGTTCGTGCTATTAAACCGTGTGGCAGCAACAAACAATATTGGTTAGGTTTGGATGATGATCGTTTTAACCAAGCGATGACGCTCGTTCGCTCTCCTTATCAACCTCTTTATGGTGAAGTCATTGGCTATCTCAAACCACCGAGTGAACACGGTTTTGACTCCGACTATACCGCTAATATTCACGTCACTCAGATCAACCTGCTTAGTGCAGAAAATCCTGATCGCTGTGCCTTACCAGAAAATCCAACCCGAGCATTTGGCAATGAACCATCTTGGTCTGCAAGCTTCACCCAAGATGGTTTGATGTTCCAGCCCCTTGGTGCTGATAAGCAACAACTTAAGGTGGAATCCAGTCGTATCACCGAATCCTCACGCCGTTATGAATTAGCCGATGGCAATTTAGAGCTGACTCAGCGTAGTTGTGTCGATAACATGAGCGACAGCTTGTATGGCTGGCAAGCTCAACTGAACATAAAAGATAAACGCTACAAAGGCTGCGCGACGGTATCAAACCTTGACAGTACACGGGAATGGGTTGGGTTATATCACGCCGCTTCAACTCAAAACTTAGGTTTTAGCATCAATCTAGAATTATTAGCCGATCACACTGCGGTGACTACCTACAAATACAGTGATAACCAGCCAGATACGGTTGAGCGTGGGTATTGGCAGCAGCTAAATCCTGAGCAAATTCAGGTCACCATGACGCACCATCAGCAACAGCGTTTATTATCAGAGCGTATCTTTAGCCGTGATGGTTATCAGTTGATTGCAGAAAAAGAGAAAGTCGGCTCTGTGGTTTATCCAATTGCTGACGGAGGGCTGATCTTGTTTCGTGCCAAATCTGAAGTGACCACTGCCCCAGCCAAAGCCACAAGCCAAGTTGATACCCGTGCGAAACAAGTGCCATCAAGCGCGGAATACAACAGCAAAGTCGACCAAGCGGTACGCCGCTACTTTAAATTACACCGCACATCACCAGAAAATACTCAGTACCGTTGGTTAACTTACGATCTCAATGGCGATGGTAAGCAAGAGCTGCTGACACAGTTGGATTGGTGTGGCTCCGGTGGTTGTACGCTTCTGATTTTTGAAAATCATCAAGATGAATGGCGCTTTAACAGCCGTGTTACCTTAGTCAACAGTCCGATGTTTCTGGGAAGCCAAAACCATGAAGGCTGGCAAGACTTAATCTTTTATGTCAGTGGAGGTGGCGCTCAAGCCAAGCAACATCGCCTACAATACAGCGGTGTCAGCTATCCACTCAACCCAAGCGTAGCGCCTGTTGCAACCCCGCAGCAAATAAGCGCAGTGAAGCTATTTTCTGACGGCATTTCACCACGCCAACAAGGCGTGAAGCTGTAA
- a CDS encoding alpha/beta fold hydrolase produces the protein MNYSSKDITPSYTQESHFEQVINAQAAELWQNRQEGFIKSHDKTRLFWAALTSENHNKAIVVVNGRIECCWKYQELFYDLFQQGYDVYSFDHRGQGLSDRLIEPEQMGHVSEFDDYIHDMHAVLESFPLARYQKRYLLAHSMGGTIATRYVQHYPTHGFSALSLSAPMYGINMPSHLRPIALPLAVVLTNISSQPTYAPGHQAYFPKPFENNPLSQSEVRYRWFRALYETKPQLKIGGPSTRWVWQGILAAKQCILHTRQINLPLLVLQASEDTIVSNPAQIKFIKKLANSNTQCGFKIIHGAKHEILFERDEYRNQALDAILYFFSQH, from the coding sequence ATGAATTATTCGAGCAAAGATATTACTCCCTCTTATACTCAAGAGTCGCATTTTGAGCAAGTTATCAATGCTCAAGCTGCTGAACTTTGGCAAAACCGACAAGAAGGCTTCATTAAGTCACACGATAAAACACGTCTGTTTTGGGCCGCATTGACCTCAGAAAACCATAATAAAGCCATTGTGGTTGTTAATGGCCGTATTGAATGTTGCTGGAAATATCAGGAGCTTTTCTATGATTTGTTTCAGCAAGGCTATGACGTGTACTCGTTTGATCATCGTGGACAGGGGTTATCCGACCGTTTAATTGAACCTGAGCAGATGGGGCATGTCAGCGAGTTTGATGACTATATCCATGATATGCATGCGGTGCTCGAAAGCTTTCCATTAGCACGTTACCAAAAACGTTATCTGTTAGCCCATTCAATGGGTGGGACGATCGCCACGCGCTATGTACAGCATTATCCAACTCATGGCTTCAGTGCATTATCACTCAGTGCCCCGATGTATGGGATTAACATGCCAAGCCACTTGCGCCCTATCGCGCTACCGCTAGCGGTCGTGCTAACCAATATATCCAGCCAACCAACCTACGCTCCCGGCCATCAGGCATACTTTCCAAAACCATTTGAGAATAATCCACTCAGCCAAAGTGAGGTCCGTTATCGTTGGTTTCGAGCGCTCTATGAGACAAAACCTCAGCTAAAAATTGGCGGCCCCAGCACCCGTTGGGTATGGCAAGGGATATTGGCAGCAAAACAGTGCATCTTGCACACACGACAAATCAACTTGCCTCTGCTGGTACTGCAAGCCAGTGAGGACACCATCGTCTCCAACCCTGCACAAATTAAGTTCATCAAAAAACTGGCCAACAGTAATACCCAGTGCGGTTTTAAGATCATCCATGGCGCAAAACATGAAATCTTGTTTGAACGTGACGAATACCGGAATCAAGCACTCGATGCAATCCTGTATTTTTTCTCTCAACATTAA
- a CDS encoding tRNA-uridine aminocarboxypropyltransferase, whose amino-acid sequence MSHCSTCGLTHQCICHALPQTQSQLSLALLTHNNEQHRDTNTGRFLAHSLPHCQVYPWSRTEPPKALLERIAQANNAYVLYPDDQSQSIESVLTPVQEQQGENLFILLDGTWQEAKKMLRKSAWLDALQKVHFTPKHDSIYRLRRNQESGHLCTLEVGCELLEQIGEQNHSTQLRQFLQHYMDAFHADKSGHALKRK is encoded by the coding sequence ATGTCTCACTGCTCAACTTGTGGTTTAACCCATCAGTGCATCTGCCACGCCTTACCTCAAACCCAGAGCCAGCTATCACTGGCTCTACTGACACACAATAACGAGCAGCATAGAGACACTAATACCGGGCGTTTTCTCGCGCACAGCTTGCCACATTGTCAGGTTTATCCATGGAGTCGCACTGAGCCTCCTAAAGCACTACTGGAACGTATTGCTCAAGCAAACAATGCTTATGTGCTCTACCCCGACGACCAAAGCCAGTCTATCGAATCAGTCCTCACTCCGGTTCAAGAGCAGCAAGGGGAGAACTTGTTTATTCTGTTGGATGGAACCTGGCAGGAGGCCAAAAAAATGCTACGTAAGAGCGCTTGGTTAGATGCTCTGCAAAAAGTGCATTTCACGCCGAAACACGACTCAATCTATCGCTTAAGACGCAATCAAGAATCCGGTCATTTATGCACATTGGAAGTGGGATGTGAATTGCTTGAGCAGATTGGCGAGCAAAATCACTCAACTCAGTTAAGGCAGTTTTTACAACACTATATGGATGCATTTCACGCCGATAAAAGTGGTCACGCGTTAAAACGCAAGTAA
- a CDS encoding Cof-type HAD-IIB family hydrolase, whose product MTVALDPMPVLQNTFHVVASDLDGTLLAPNHQLSEFSKQTLKELHNQGFTFVFATGRHHVDVAGIRQLAGIPAYMITSNGARVHDQHDQLMYSKNVPSELVQAVIDIVKDDPELFVHMYQNEEWLLDRDDETLRTFHEESGFTYKLFDINNAPTHGIAKVFFTHPKQEHEHLVPFEDKLNEAFGDKLNIAFSTPWCLEVMAKEVSKGDALKAVAESLGVTLENCIAFGDGMNDAEMLSMAGRGLVMGTSHHKVKEALPNNEVIGSNEEDAVAHYLQQHLLK is encoded by the coding sequence ATGACCGTAGCCTTAGATCCAATGCCTGTTCTCCAAAATACTTTTCACGTTGTCGCATCCGATTTAGACGGAACCTTGCTGGCACCAAACCACCAGCTGAGCGAATTTTCAAAGCAAACGTTGAAAGAGCTACACAACCAAGGCTTCACCTTTGTTTTTGCCACTGGCCGCCACCATGTTGATGTTGCTGGCATTCGTCAATTAGCCGGTATTCCTGCTTACATGATCACATCCAATGGTGCGCGCGTACACGACCAGCATGATCAACTGATGTACAGTAAAAACGTCCCCTCTGAGCTGGTTCAAGCGGTTATTGATATCGTCAAAGACGATCCAGAGCTCTTCGTTCATATGTACCAAAACGAAGAATGGTTGTTGGACAGAGACGACGAGACGCTACGCACTTTCCATGAAGAATCTGGTTTTACTTATAAGCTGTTTGATATTAACAACGCACCTACTCATGGGATTGCGAAGGTCTTTTTCACCCATCCCAAGCAAGAGCATGAACACTTAGTCCCGTTCGAAGATAAGCTCAATGAAGCATTTGGTGACAAACTGAACATCGCCTTTTCAACACCTTGGTGCCTTGAGGTAATGGCAAAAGAAGTATCTAAAGGGGATGCACTAAAAGCAGTGGCTGAATCACTTGGCGTCACACTTGAAAATTGCATCGCGTTTGGTGACGGTATGAATGATGCGGAAATGCTCTCTATGGCAGGTCGCGGCCTCGTGATGGGAACGTCACATCATAAAGTTAAAGAAGCATTGCCAAACAATGAAGTGATTGGCAGTAACGAAGAAGACGCCGTCGCGCATTACCTGCAACAGCATCTCTTAAAATAA
- the lysA gene encoding diaminopimelate decarboxylase has protein sequence MDYFNYQDDGQLWAENVSLNDLAQQYGTPLYVYSRATLERHWHAFDKSVGEHPHLVCYAVKANSNLGVLNTLARLGSGFDIVSGGELERVVAAGGDPAKVVFSGVGKTAAEMKRALELGIKCFNVESEPELERLNQVAGELGVTAPISLRINPDVDAHTHPYISTGLRDNKFGIAFDRALAVYQFAQSLEHLNVQGIDCHIGSQLTDIDPFIDATDRLLALIDDLKAHGVNIKHLDVGGGLGVVYRDELPPQPSDYAKALLARLENHQDLELIFEPGRAIAANAGLLLTRVEFLKHTEHKNFAIIDAAMNDLMRPALYQAWQDIVPVKPRDGEAQTYDLVGPICETGDFLGKDRSLAIEEGDLLAVRSAGAYGFVMSSNYNTRPRVAEVIVDGDQAHLVRQRETLSSLWALENVLPE, from the coding sequence TTGGATTACTTCAACTATCAGGATGATGGCCAGCTGTGGGCCGAAAATGTCTCACTCAATGATCTTGCGCAGCAGTACGGTACACCGCTTTATGTTTATTCTCGTGCGACACTAGAGCGCCATTGGCATGCCTTTGATAAATCAGTAGGTGAACACCCTCATTTAGTCTGCTATGCCGTGAAAGCGAACTCTAACCTAGGTGTGCTTAATACATTAGCCCGTTTAGGTTCTGGCTTTGATATTGTGTCTGGTGGTGAGCTTGAGCGTGTGGTGGCTGCCGGTGGTGATCCTGCAAAAGTCGTGTTTTCTGGTGTGGGTAAAACGGCTGCAGAAATGAAGCGTGCGCTTGAACTTGGGATCAAATGCTTTAACGTTGAGTCTGAGCCTGAGTTGGAACGTCTGAATCAAGTCGCGGGGGAGCTGGGTGTTACAGCACCGATTTCTTTGCGTATTAACCCAGATGTAGACGCCCATACGCACCCTTATATTTCGACCGGCCTTCGTGATAACAAATTTGGTATTGCTTTTGATCGCGCGCTAGCGGTTTATCAGTTTGCACAAAGCTTAGAGCATTTGAATGTTCAAGGTATTGATTGTCATATCGGTTCCCAGCTGACGGATATCGATCCATTTATTGATGCTACGGATCGCTTGCTTGCCTTGATTGATGACTTAAAAGCGCATGGGGTGAATATTAAACACCTTGATGTCGGTGGTGGTTTAGGTGTGGTTTATCGTGATGAATTACCACCACAACCTTCTGATTACGCCAAAGCATTGCTTGCCCGTTTGGAAAATCATCAAGATCTGGAACTGATTTTCGAGCCAGGCCGGGCGATCGCGGCGAATGCGGGTTTACTTCTGACTCGTGTTGAATTCCTCAAACATACTGAACATAAGAATTTCGCCATCATCGATGCGGCGATGAATGATTTGATGCGCCCGGCTTTATATCAAGCATGGCAAGATATCGTGCCTGTAAAACCAAGAGATGGTGAAGCTCAAACTTATGATTTGGTGGGGCCTATCTGTGAAACGGGTGATTTCCTAGGTAAAGATCGTAGTCTAGCGATTGAAGAAGGGGATCTGTTGGCGGTTCGCTCTGCTGGTGCGTATGGGTTTGTGATGTCCTCAAACTACAATACCCGCCCGCGAGTTGCAGAAGTCATTGTCGATGGCGATCAAGCGCATTTGGTGCGCCAGCGTGAAACGCTGAGTAGCCTGTGGGCATTAGAAAACGTATTGCCGGAGTAA
- the xerC gene encoding tyrosine recombinase XerC, whose translation MSTSAQQPLPSSLQKPLERFYEYLRSEKGLSLHTQRNYKQQLETMATHLCSLGVHDWSKVDAAWVRQLASKGMRDGMKASSLATRLSSLRSFFDFLILRGELSANPAKGVSAPRKQRPLPKNLDVDEVGQLLEVNEDDPLAIRDRAMMELMYGAGLRLAELVSVNARDISLSSGELRVVGKGDKERKVPFSGLAEEWVGKWLKVRGNLANADEPALFVSKLGVRISHRNVQKRMAEWGQKQAVASHISPHKLRHSFATHVLESSNNLRAVQELLGHENISTTQVYTHLDFQHLAQVYDQAHPRAKRKGTKKQDGEE comes from the coding sequence ATGAGCACATCAGCACAACAACCTCTGCCTAGCAGTTTGCAAAAGCCTCTGGAGCGCTTCTACGAATATCTACGAAGTGAAAAGGGGCTGAGTTTGCATACCCAACGTAATTACAAACAGCAACTCGAAACCATGGCGACTCATTTATGCTCCTTAGGTGTGCATGATTGGAGCAAAGTGGATGCCGCTTGGGTCAGACAGCTAGCCAGCAAAGGCATGCGTGATGGGATGAAGGCCAGTAGCTTGGCGACGCGTTTGTCCTCCTTGCGTAGTTTTTTTGACTTTCTCATCCTTCGGGGCGAGCTTTCTGCCAATCCGGCGAAAGGAGTGTCGGCCCCACGTAAACAACGACCCTTGCCCAAAAACCTTGATGTTGATGAAGTCGGTCAGCTGTTAGAGGTGAATGAAGATGATCCGCTTGCCATCCGTGACCGAGCCATGATGGAACTTATGTATGGGGCGGGGTTACGTTTGGCGGAATTAGTGAGTGTGAATGCCCGTGATATCAGTTTGTCTTCGGGTGAGTTACGCGTTGTGGGTAAAGGGGATAAAGAGCGCAAGGTGCCTTTCTCTGGTTTGGCGGAAGAGTGGGTTGGCAAGTGGCTAAAAGTGCGTGGCAATTTAGCCAATGCCGATGAACCAGCATTATTTGTCTCCAAGCTTGGTGTGCGCATTTCACATCGGAATGTACAAAAACGTATGGCGGAGTGGGGACAAAAACAAGCGGTGGCTAGCCACATTAGCCCACACAAGTTACGCCACTCTTTTGCTACCCATGTGTTGGAATCGAGTAATAATCTGCGTGCGGTGCAAGAGCTTTTAGGCCATGAGAACATTTCGACTACGCAAGTTTATACCCATTTGGACTTTCAACATCTGGCTCAAGTCTATGATCAGGCGCATCCGAGAGCGAAGCGCAAAGGGACGAAAAAGCAGGATGGTGAGGAATGA
- the dapF gene encoding diaminopimelate epimerase yields the protein MHFHFSKMHGLGNDFMVVDCITQNIFFSPELIRRLADRHTGVGFDQLLVVEAPYDPETDFHYRIFNADGSEVEQCGNGARCFARFVRMKGLTNRFSINVSTKKGKMVLNIEEDDQVTVNMGEPEFEPSKIPFKAKQTEKTYILRTEDKTLFCGAVSMGNPHVVTVVDDVDLADVDNLGPLLESHERFPERVNAGFMQVINRNEVKLRVYERGAGETQACGSGACGAVAVGVVQGLLDENVKVQLPGGTLRISWKGPGHPLYMTGPATHVFDGQLSC from the coding sequence ATGCATTTCCATTTCTCTAAAATGCACGGTCTGGGTAATGACTTCATGGTCGTGGATTGCATTACTCAGAACATTTTCTTTTCACCTGAGTTGATCCGTCGTTTGGCGGATCGTCATACAGGTGTCGGCTTTGATCAGCTTTTAGTGGTTGAAGCGCCTTATGATCCTGAAACGGATTTTCATTACCGTATTTTCAACGCAGATGGTAGCGAAGTTGAGCAGTGTGGCAATGGTGCACGTTGCTTTGCGCGTTTTGTGCGAATGAAAGGGTTGACCAATCGATTCAGTATTAATGTCAGTACCAAGAAAGGGAAAATGGTCCTCAATATTGAGGAAGATGATCAAGTGACGGTTAACATGGGTGAACCGGAATTTGAACCGAGTAAGATCCCATTCAAGGCGAAGCAGACGGAAAAAACATACATCCTGCGTACTGAAGACAAAACCTTGTTTTGTGGGGCTGTGAGCATGGGCAACCCACATGTGGTGACTGTGGTGGATGATGTTGACCTTGCGGATGTGGATAACCTTGGCCCTCTGCTTGAGTCTCATGAACGTTTTCCAGAACGTGTTAATGCGGGCTTTATGCAAGTGATAAACCGCAACGAGGTGAAACTGCGCGTGTACGAACGTGGCGCCGGTGAAACCCAAGCGTGTGGTAGTGGTGCCTGTGGTGCTGTTGCTGTCGGTGTCGTTCAAGGGTTGTTGGATGAGAACGTTAAAGTCCAATTACCTGGTGGCACCTTGCGTATTAGCTGGAAAGGCCCGGGCCACCCTTTGTATATGACGGGCCCTGCAACCCATGTCTTCGATGGTCAATTGAGCTGCTAA
- the yigB gene encoding 5-amino-6-(5-phospho-D-ribitylamino)uracil phosphatase YigB, producing the protein MKFYRSLKPIKAMTFDLDDTLYDNRPVIRQLEKQMQVWMHKQHPISVTQSPQWWFELKQSLAKHDPWLRHDVTLWRHRVIETGLIQLGYESQEARFAANDAITLALQWRSDFEVPQETHRVMAQLAQRYPLVAITNGNVDAERIGLAGYFLQVLKAGDDGCAKPHRDMFDKACQHLRLPAHHILHVGDHLLTDVQGALNNGFQACWYNDQPVNLRTARRARQLPHVEIHQLADLLAF; encoded by the coding sequence ATGAAATTCTATCGCTCACTGAAGCCGATTAAGGCAATGACATTTGACCTTGATGATACCTTGTATGATAACCGTCCAGTGATTCGTCAGTTAGAAAAGCAAATGCAAGTTTGGATGCACAAACAGCATCCCATCTCAGTGACGCAAAGTCCGCAGTGGTGGTTTGAATTAAAACAGTCCCTTGCCAAACATGATCCTTGGTTGCGTCATGATGTGACGTTATGGCGCCATAGGGTAATTGAAACAGGATTGATTCAACTTGGTTACGAATCGCAGGAGGCCCGCTTTGCTGCCAATGATGCGATCACACTGGCTTTACAATGGCGCAGTGATTTTGAGGTACCACAGGAAACTCATCGAGTGATGGCGCAACTGGCGCAGCGCTATCCGCTGGTGGCGATCACAAATGGCAACGTGGATGCTGAGCGGATTGGGTTAGCGGGCTATTTTCTACAGGTTCTCAAAGCCGGTGATGATGGCTGCGCAAAACCACACCGTGATATGTTTGATAAAGCGTGCCAGCATTTACGCTTACCTGCCCACCACATCTTGCATGTTGGTGATCACTTACTGACCGATGTTCAAGGTGCATTGAATAATGGGTTTCAGGCATGCTGGTACAACGATCAGCCCGTGAATTTACGCACTGCCCGCCGAGCACGCCAGTTACCCCACGTTGAAATCCACCAACTGGCAGACTTACTTGCGTTTTAA
- a CDS encoding EVE domain-containing protein yields MAYWLFKTEPDTFSIDTLRTQNTSCWEGVRNYQARNMMRDQVKLGDHVLVYHSSCKQVGVAGIAKVVKEAYPDHFAFDPESDYFDPKSDRDNPRWVMVDIEFVRKLDRVIPLSVLKAMPELENMPLVKRGNRLSIMPVAEHEWLAILGKEKLPSQR; encoded by the coding sequence ATGGCATATTGGCTATTTAAAACAGAACCAGACACTTTCTCTATTGACACGCTTCGCACACAAAACACCTCATGTTGGGAGGGGGTGCGCAATTATCAAGCGCGTAATATGATGCGAGACCAAGTAAAGTTGGGTGATCATGTATTGGTTTATCATTCATCTTGCAAACAGGTTGGTGTAGCCGGAATTGCTAAGGTGGTGAAGGAAGCGTATCCCGACCATTTTGCTTTTGATCCTGAAAGTGATTACTTTGACCCGAAATCTGACCGTGATAATCCACGTTGGGTGATGGTGGATATTGAATTTGTACGTAAGTTGGACAGAGTTATCCCACTGTCGGTGTTAAAAGCGATGCCGGAACTTGAGAATATGCCGTTGGTGAAGCGCGGGAATCGTCTCTCTATTATGCCGGTAGCAGAGCATGAATGGTTGGCGATTTTAGGTAAGGAGAAGCTACCGAGCCAGCGTTAA
- a CDS encoding DUF484 family protein: protein MTKLTNNLPKQEIAVEADAMTAEVVAEYLRDNPDFFLQRRDLVDRLALPNHEQGAVSLVHVQLNRQRQRIEELEEEITTLMSLAANNDRTFHEFMALQEQILKCETLYEVVRAIESKAIELGLVAHIKLLECDVSKYHIARDQYQRFATNHLNGKPAYLGRMRKADRDTLFNAETQIPELGSYVVLPLSRNTVQGVLAFSSEDGGHFQPHMDTLFLRHLALVFSHLIATLPWQLENNEHISTTTSA, encoded by the coding sequence ATGACAAAGTTAACGAATAACCTACCCAAGCAAGAGATTGCGGTGGAAGCGGATGCCATGACGGCTGAAGTGGTGGCGGAATATCTGCGTGATAATCCAGACTTTTTCCTTCAGCGTCGTGATCTCGTGGATAGATTAGCCCTGCCAAATCATGAGCAGGGTGCGGTGTCGCTGGTGCATGTGCAGCTCAATCGTCAGCGTCAACGTATTGAAGAGCTGGAAGAAGAAATCACTACCTTGATGTCGCTTGCGGCCAATAATGATAGAACGTTCCACGAATTTATGGCTCTGCAAGAGCAGATCTTAAAATGTGAAACGCTGTACGAGGTGGTGCGTGCGATTGAGAGTAAAGCCATTGAGCTTGGTTTAGTCGCGCATATCAAGCTGCTTGAGTGTGATGTGAGCAAATATCATATTGCACGTGATCAGTACCAACGCTTCGCAACCAATCATTTAAATGGCAAGCCAGCTTACCTTGGGCGGATGCGTAAGGCTGATCGTGACACCTTATTTAATGCTGAGACCCAAATCCCGGAGTTAGGTTCATACGTGGTTTTACCGCTTAGTCGTAATACGGTTCAAGGCGTTTTAGCGTTTTCGAGCGAAGATGGCGGCCATTTTCAACCTCATATGGACACCTTATTTCTGCGTCATCTCGCGTTAGTTTTTTCTCACCTGATCGCCACTCTGCCTTGGCAGCTAGAAAATAATGAGCACATCAGCACAACAACCTCTGCCTAG